The window CCTTTGCGGTTCTTACCGGCCTCGCCGAGAAGGAGCGACCAAACGAGGAGTACGCGCGGCTGGCCGGCCTGGGCTTCAAGCGCCCGTTTCTCGCCGCGGCGATGTCGCTGTTCATGCTGTCGCTAGCAGGCTTTCCGCCGCTGGCGGGCTTCACCGGCAAGTTCTACGTCTTTCGCTCCGCCGTCCATTCCGGCCACACGGACCTCGCCGTGATCGGCGTTCTCAACAGCCTGCTGTCGGTCGTCTACTATCTCCGCGTGATCGTGATGATGTACATGGTCGAAGGGGGAGCGGAGGGAAGATCGTTGCGGCAGGCTCCCTGCCTCTACCTGGCGGTAGGTCTTGCCGCGGCCAGCACGCTCTACCTGGGCGTGCTGCCGTCGGCCGCGCTGGAATGGAGCCGCCTCTCTTTCTTCTCCCTGTTCTAGGGCCGTCCAAGGCGCGTGACGCGCGGCCCTACGGCAGGCCGTTCCTGGCGAAAAAGCCGATCGCGACCGGAATTTCCGCCACCCCGCGGACGAACGACTCCAGGCCCCTCGCCTTGAGGTAAAGCTGAGCCGAGCCGCCGCCGTCGAGGTTGAGAAGATCGATCGTCTTTAGCTCCCACCGCTTTTCCGAGAAGATCTCCTGGAGCTCGCCCCAGTAAGCTCCGCCCAGCAGCACGTCCGTAACGCCGACGATCAGGCGCTGCTCCTCGTCGACGCCGATCACTGCGCGGCGGCTGGCCCGCCCCCAACCGCGGGCCGGCTCCAGTACCCGCCCGCGACTCAACAGCAGCGGCCCGGACTGCATCGCTTCCTCGGTCCCCTCCGGTTGGAACTCGTCGCGGTGAACGATGAACGGCGCCCCCTCCCGGACTCCGAAGATTCCGGTCAGCAGAGCGCTTCGCGAAACCGCCGGGTTGATCTCGCGGCCACCGGTCTTGAGGAAACCAAGAGCCCTTCCGTTCTCATCGAAGTAGCTGCCGTTGACGGCGGCGAGGGCCCCGCTCTTTTCCGCGAGCGTTTTGACATCGGCCCCTTTAAGCTGATAACGGCTGCTGTGGATCAGTCGGGGCGCAACCCAGCGCGGGTCGAGCCGTACGAGCTTGAGCTCAAAAGAATATCTGGGATCGAGCCGCTCGAGCAAAAGCGCGCGAACTTCAACGCCTTTTTCAACCGGCTTCCAGCTGCCTCCATTGAGGACCCTGAGGCCCGAGCCGCTCTGGGCCGGCGGGCCGCCGGGGAGCGCGGGGAACGTCGCCGCGGCGGCGGTCAAGAGAAAAAGAAAGGTCGCGAGGCGAGGCGCCAACGTGCTCTACAGTATCAAAACCGTTCGGCGATGAAAAACGCTGACCGGACCTGCTATCGCGGCGTCATCTCGAAGACGACGCGGTCGAGGGACGCGGGAGAGCCGCGCAGCGCGAGGATGCTCCGGCGCAATTCCTCGTCCGTCACCCTGCCGGCGACGCACGGGACTCGACGTCTCCCGACCGAAACCTCCACGGCCGGGTTCGCGATCAGGTTCCGGCACCAGTGTTTGGCCTCGATACGGCTCGAAGAAGCGTAGAAGCGGCCGCCGCGGTAGACGAGGCGCAGCTCGACGGTTCGCGGCAACCCCGTTTTTCTCCCCACGGTCGTGAGGCGCCCCACGAAGACCTCGCCTCCCTCCAGATTCACGGCCGCAGTATAGGCCGGCGCGGGGACCCGGGCAATCTTTGGATCTTTACCTCGACCGTTCACCTGCGGTAAGCTTGGCGGAAAAAAACTCTGGCAAGGGCACGATTGTCGCAACTGGAGGCTTCATGGCGGCGAAGAAAAGCGCGCTCCCGTCCTATTCCCCGGTCAGCATCGCGAACCGCATAAGCGGCGTCCGGGCGGCTCCCAAAGCCAAGGGGAACCGGCCGGCGGTCATCCTGCTTCATGAGCGTTACGGGATCGATCAGCATACCAGGGATCTCACCGTCAAGCTCGCGGCTGCCGGCTTCGTCGGCGTCGCTCCGGACCTGTTTTCCCGCTTCACCGGAGACCGCAAGGCGCTGCAACGCGGCGACGTGCGCGTCGAGCTGCGCGACGACGAGGTGCTGCAGGATCTGGGTGACGTGATGAACTATCTCAAGAGAAGCCGGGGCGTGGATGCCTCGCGGATCGGCGTCATCGGGGTTTGTCAGACGGGGCGTCAGGCGCTCCTGCTCGCCGCCCATCGCACCGACATCGCGGCCTCGGTGGTCCTTTACGGCGCCATCGGCGGCAAGGAATGGCAGACCAACGAAATGCGCCCGGAGCCGGTCGAGCGCCTGGTGGAAAATTGCACCTGCCCGGTGCTGGGGGTCTTTGGCGAGGCCGACCATATCATCTCGATCGACGACGTGCTCCGGTTTCGCGGCTGTCTCGAACAGGCGAAGAACTCCTACCACGTCCGCATCTATCGCGACGCGCCCCACGGCTGGCTCAACGACACGATGCCCGGCCGCTACCGTAAGCAGCAGGCCAACCATGCCTGGAATCTGATCGTCTCGTTCCTCAAGAAGTCCTTCGACGACGGGTGGGATCCCGACCGCGTCTCCTGGACCTTCGAGAGCAACTTCTCCGTGGACTACGACTTCTCGAAGAACGTGCGCCTGGCGTAAGCGTCGCGATGAGAGCAGCCTTCCTCCCCGTTGCAGCTTTTCCGGTTGTTCTTGCGCTCGCCGCGGCCGTCGGGCTCGCAGCCCCCTGCGCCGCAGCGCAGCGGATCGTCATCGGCACTCCCAGCCACGGCCTTTTCGAGTTTCCGGCGGTGATCGCCATCCGCAGGGGATTTTATCGGGCCGAAGGGCTGGAGGTGGACAAGGTGCAGATGCAACCCCAGCTCGCGGTGAAGGCGCTGGTTTCTGGCGACGTCGATTACCTGCTCGCCTGGGGATCGGCGGTGCGAGCCGCCGTCAGCGGAGTCCCCATCAAGGCCGTGGCCGGCCTCGCCGCCCGGCCGCTTCACGTCCTGATCGCGCGCCCCGAAATCAAGGGCCCCGGGGACCTGAAGAACAAGACCATCGGCGTCGATTCCGTCGCCGGGACGGTCGACTACCTGTCGCGCGTGGCGGTCCGCCACTTCCGGCTCGAGCCCGATCGGGACG is drawn from Candidatus Zixiibacteriota bacterium and contains these coding sequences:
- a CDS encoding phosphodiester glycosidase family protein; the protein is MAPRLATFLFLLTAAAATFPALPGGPPAQSGSGLRVLNGGSWKPVEKGVEVRALLLERLDPRYSFELKLVRLDPRWVAPRLIHSSRYQLKGADVKTLAEKSGALAAVNGSYFDENGRALGFLKTGGREINPAVSRSALLTGIFGVREGAPFIVHRDEFQPEGTEEAMQSGPLLLSRGRVLEPARGWGRASRRAVIGVDEEQRLIVGVTDVLLGGAYWGELQEIFSEKRWELKTIDLLNLDGGGSAQLYLKARGLESFVRGVAEIPVAIGFFARNGLP
- a CDS encoding nitroreductase family deazaflavin-dependent oxidoreductase — protein: MNLEGGEVFVGRLTTVGRKTGLPRTVELRLVYRGGRFYASSSRIEAKHWCRNLIANPAVEVSVGRRRVPCVAGRVTDEELRRSILALRGSPASLDRVVFEMTPR
- a CDS encoding dienelactone hydrolase family protein gives rise to the protein MAAKKSALPSYSPVSIANRISGVRAAPKAKGNRPAVILLHERYGIDQHTRDLTVKLAAAGFVGVAPDLFSRFTGDRKALQRGDVRVELRDDEVLQDLGDVMNYLKRSRGVDASRIGVIGVCQTGRQALLLAAHRTDIAASVVLYGAIGGKEWQTNEMRPEPVERLVENCTCPVLGVFGEADHIISIDDVLRFRGCLEQAKNSYHVRIYRDAPHGWLNDTMPGRYRKQQANHAWNLIVSFLKKSFDDGWDPDRVSWTFESNFSVDYDFSKNVRLA